Proteins encoded by one window of Streptomyces sp. NBC_01571:
- a CDS encoding glycosyltransferase family 39 protein, with amino-acid sequence MLALAVAALLAQMSVAMVTAAARQTPTIDEPVYVGTAVVYTREHSLRYNPEHPPLGKLIIGAGLVFAHPHLGAHATDDQTALGRRLLYESGNDPWRVMFWARLPVIVLTLLFGLVVLAFARELVGSVGGLVALALYTLSPDVIANGSLATLDVPATGFVLTSAWLVWRARRGRPLPHLALAGVALGAALATKMSTLPAVPVLLLLAVLSFWHTRRASGPGPQAQRRLVALSVAVAVGMVLLALAVVWASYLVVDPRLRWATPADVPAVHGLRGLALHWLPVPRPYRDGMRVQFGFENATWGGFLFGRVYRGSLWYYLPAALLVKTPLGTLVLWPAGAAAMVCVPRLRAAAPYVLLPPAVLLAVAMTGSRDLGVRYALFVPVFLAVAAAGVLALRPRRARLAAAALVLFVAVSSLRAFPYYLPYSNEAFGGPSMTRLRLHDSNVDWGQDLGRLADRLAERYPRERVWLVYKGSGVPSAYGIEAADPRKAPPGEVHGLLAVSDSSVAKADGRLAALLDGSTPVDDVGHSITIFRRP; translated from the coding sequence ATGCTCGCGCTCGCCGTGGCCGCCCTGCTGGCACAGATGTCGGTGGCGATGGTCACGGCCGCCGCGCGGCAGACACCGACGATCGACGAGCCGGTGTACGTGGGCACGGCGGTGGTCTACACGCGGGAACACAGCCTGCGCTACAACCCGGAGCATCCGCCGCTGGGCAAACTGATCATCGGCGCCGGGCTGGTGTTCGCCCACCCCCACCTCGGCGCCCACGCCACCGACGATCAGACGGCGCTCGGACGGCGGCTGCTCTACGAGTCGGGCAACGACCCCTGGCGGGTGATGTTCTGGGCGAGGCTGCCGGTGATCGTGCTGACGCTGCTGTTCGGCCTGGTCGTGCTCGCGTTCGCCCGTGAACTCGTCGGTTCTGTGGGCGGGTTGGTGGCGCTCGCGCTGTACACGTTGTCTCCCGACGTCATCGCGAACGGCTCGCTGGCCACCCTCGACGTTCCGGCGACCGGATTCGTGCTGACCTCGGCGTGGCTGGTGTGGCGGGCGCGGCGCGGGCGGCCGCTGCCGCACCTCGCGCTCGCGGGGGTGGCGCTCGGCGCGGCGCTCGCCACCAAGATGAGCACCCTGCCCGCGGTCCCGGTGCTGCTGCTCCTGGCGGTCCTCTCCTTCTGGCACACACGTCGCGCCTCCGGCCCCGGCCCGCAGGCCCAGCGTCGGCTCGTCGCGCTGAGCGTGGCGGTGGCGGTCGGCATGGTGTTGCTGGCCCTCGCCGTGGTGTGGGCCAGTTATCTCGTCGTCGACCCGCGACTGCGCTGGGCCACGCCCGCGGACGTCCCGGCCGTGCACGGTCTGCGCGGGCTCGCCCTGCACTGGCTGCCCGTCCCCCGGCCGTACCGCGACGGGATGCGCGTCCAGTTCGGCTTCGAGAACGCGACGTGGGGCGGTTTCCTCTTCGGCAGGGTGTACCGCGGTTCGCTCTGGTACTACCTGCCGGCCGCGCTGCTGGTGAAGACACCGCTCGGCACCCTCGTGCTCTGGCCGGCCGGCGCGGCGGCGATGGTCTGTGTGCCCCGGCTGCGCGCCGCCGCCCCGTACGTCCTCCTCCCTCCGGCCGTGCTGCTCGCCGTGGCCATGACGGGATCCCGCGATCTGGGGGTCCGCTACGCGCTGTTCGTGCCGGTGTTCCTGGCGGTCGCGGCGGCCGGGGTCCTCGCGCTGCGGCCGCGCCGGGCCCGTCTCGCCGCGGCGGCGCTGGTGCTGTTCGTCGCGGTCAGCTCGCTGCGCGCGTTCCCGTACTACCTGCCGTACTCGAACGAGGCGTTCGGCGGACCGTCGATGACCCGTCTGCGGCTGCACGACTCGAACGTCGACTGGGGGCAGGACCTGGGACGGCTCGCCGACCGTCTGGCCGAGCGGTATCCGCGCGAGCGGGTCTGGCTCGTCTACAAGGGCAGCGGCGTGCCCTCCGCGTACGGGATCGAGGCGGCCGATCCGCGCAAGGCACCGCCGGGCGAGGTGCACGGCCTGCTCGCCGTCTCGGACTCCTCGGTCGCGAAGGCGGACGGCCGGCTCGCGGCACTGCTCGACGGCAGTACGCCCGTGGATGACGTCGGCCACTCGATCACGATCTTCCGGAGGCCCTAG
- a CDS encoding alpha-glucosidase/alpha-galactosidase, translating into MYDVTAAKIAFIGAGSVVFTQGLLADLFAFPELAHARIALHDIDPERLATAEGAALRIAAARGAKPVITAHLDRRAALADADFVINIIQVGMNEATRVDFEIPARHGLRQTIGDTLGIGGIFRALRTFPVLRALAEDMAELCPDALLLNYTNPMAMNVLYLSRIAPDLRVTGLCHSVHWTMHDLAALVGVPFEEVSYLAAGVNHQAWVLRFERAGQDLHPLLDEAIVRDPGLLRRVRVDMYRRLGHYPTETSEHSSEYVPWYLHHDSEIERLRLPVGAYLQIIEENTASYEQTRAALARDAPLPVEGTLEYAPQIIHSTLTGTPRTIYGNVPNRGLIDNLPADCVVEVPCLTDALGVQPTRVGSLPPQCAALNSAYVAVNDLVVRAATDHDPRHIRHAAMADPATAAALPVERIWDLCDDLVRAHGALLQPELRAELGH; encoded by the coding sequence ATGTACGACGTCACCGCCGCGAAGATCGCCTTCATCGGGGCCGGGAGCGTGGTGTTCACCCAGGGGCTGCTCGCGGACCTGTTCGCCTTCCCCGAACTGGCCCACGCCCGGATCGCGTTGCACGACATCGACCCGGAGCGGCTCGCCACGGCGGAGGGCGCGGCCCTGCGCATCGCCGCCGCCCGCGGGGCCAAGCCGGTGATCACCGCACACCTGGACCGGCGGGCGGCCCTGGCCGACGCCGACTTCGTCATCAACATCATCCAGGTCGGCATGAACGAGGCGACCCGCGTCGACTTCGAGATCCCGGCCCGCCACGGTCTGCGCCAGACCATCGGCGACACCCTCGGCATCGGCGGCATCTTCCGCGCCCTGCGCACCTTCCCGGTCCTGCGCGCGCTGGCCGAGGACATGGCCGAACTGTGCCCGGACGCGCTGCTGCTGAACTACACCAACCCCATGGCGATGAACGTCCTCTACCTCAGCCGCATCGCTCCGGACCTGCGCGTGACGGGCCTGTGCCACTCGGTGCACTGGACGATGCACGACCTCGCCGCGCTGGTCGGTGTGCCCTTCGAGGAGGTGTCCTATCTGGCGGCCGGGGTCAACCACCAGGCCTGGGTGCTGCGCTTCGAACGCGCCGGCCAGGACCTCCACCCGCTGCTGGACGAGGCGATCGTCAGGGATCCCGGGCTGCTGCGACGGGTCCGTGTCGACATGTACCGCAGGCTGGGCCACTACCCCACCGAGACCAGCGAGCACTCCTCGGAGTACGTGCCCTGGTATCTCCACCACGACAGCGAGATCGAACGCCTCCGGCTGCCTGTGGGCGCCTATCTGCAGATCATCGAGGAGAACACGGCGAGCTACGAGCAGACCCGCGCCGCCCTGGCCAGGGACGCGCCGCTGCCCGTCGAGGGCACACTGGAGTACGCCCCGCAGATCATCCACAGCACTCTCACCGGCACTCCGCGCACGATCTACGGGAACGTCCCCAACCGCGGTCTGATCGACAACCTGCCCGCCGACTGCGTGGTCGAAGTCCCCTGCCTGACCGACGCGCTGGGTGTGCAGCCGACCCGCGTCGGCTCGCTTCCGCCCCAGTGCGCGGCCCTCAACAGTGCCTATGTCGCCGTCAACGACCTGGTCGTGCGGGCCGCCACCGACCACGACCCCCGCCACATCCGGCACGCCGCCATGGCCGACCCCGCCACGGCCGCCGCGCTGCCCGTCGAACGGATCTGGGACCTGTGCGACGACCTCGTACGCGCCCACGGCGCCCTGCTCCAGCCGGAACTGCGGGCCGAGCTAGGCCACTGA
- a CDS encoding carbohydrate kinase family protein, with amino-acid sequence MTAVRAFDLVVIGDANPDVVTGPLSGPLAFGQREQLVANAGLVLGGSAAIMACGAARLGLRVAFAGRVGADAAGVFVRDALAGRGVDVGFLVTDPELATPLTVVVTTEDGDRAILTAPGCLTATGAEDVPGELLAATRHVHAASFFLMPRLARSLGAVFTRARALGATTSLDTNDDPAGRWDRGLLDPVLEVTDILLPNAAEARALGLYPAAEPRPGPPRGEVVSGTVAGGDEAARPPRQPPTVVIKDGGDGAVALRGTRPLHAPALPVDPVDTVGAGDSFDAGFVAATLRGLDLASALALAVACGSLSTRGHGGTAAQPTWEEAHAATLHHSDRGSH; translated from the coding sequence GTGACGGCGGTGCGGGCTTTCGATCTTGTGGTGATCGGCGACGCGAATCCGGACGTGGTGACCGGTCCGCTGTCCGGACCACTCGCCTTCGGGCAGCGTGAACAGCTCGTCGCGAACGCCGGGTTGGTGCTCGGCGGATCCGCGGCGATCATGGCGTGCGGGGCCGCCCGGCTGGGGCTGCGGGTCGCCTTCGCGGGCCGCGTCGGTGCCGATGCCGCGGGCGTGTTCGTGCGTGACGCGCTGGCGGGACGCGGGGTCGACGTGGGTTTCCTGGTCACCGATCCCGAACTGGCCACGCCCCTCACGGTGGTGGTGACCACCGAGGACGGGGACCGGGCCATCCTCACCGCGCCGGGTTGTCTGACGGCGACCGGCGCCGAGGACGTCCCGGGCGAGTTGCTGGCCGCCACCCGGCATGTGCACGCGGCCTCGTTCTTCCTGATGCCCCGTCTGGCGCGGTCCCTCGGCGCGGTGTTCACGCGGGCCCGCGCCCTGGGGGCGACGACCTCGCTCGACACCAACGACGACCCGGCCGGACGCTGGGACCGTGGCCTCCTCGATCCGGTCCTGGAGGTCACCGACATCCTGCTGCCGAACGCGGCCGAGGCACGCGCCCTGGGTCTGTACCCCGCCGCGGAGCCGCGCCCCGGGCCGCCGCGCGGTGAGGTGGTCAGCGGCACGGTCGCGGGCGGCGACGAGGCGGCCCGGCCCCCGCGACAGCCACCGACCGTCGTCATCAAGGACGGCGGCGACGGCGCCGTCGCCCTTCGGGGGACACGACCGCTGCACGCGCCCGCCCTCCCCGTCGACCCCGTCGACACCGTGGGCGCCGGCGACAGCTTCGACGCCGGATTCGTCGCCGCGACGCTGCGGGGGCTGGACCTCGCGTCGGCCCTGGCCCTCGCCGTGGCCTGCGGTTCGCTCTCCACCCGCGGCCACGGCGGTACGGCGGCCCAGCCCACGTGGGAAGAGGCCCACGCCGCCACCCTGCACCACTCGGACAGAGGGAGTCACTGA